In Alkalihalobacterium alkalinitrilicum, a genomic segment contains:
- a CDS encoding stage VI sporulation protein F, with protein MSNNFFDNIEKKTNVKQEDIFKLAQSVSNANLKDEKTVRQLIAQVARLANKPVSKEKEDQIVNAIINNNMPMDLGSISKMFGKK; from the coding sequence TTGTCTAATAATTTTTTTGATAACATTGAAAAGAAAACAAATGTTAAGCAAGAAGATATTTTTAAGCTTGCGCAGTCGGTTAGTAATGCTAACCTTAAAGATGAAAAAACAGTTCGACAACTTATTGCGCAAGTCGCACGCTTGGCAAATAAACCAGTATCTAAAGAAAAAGAAGATCAAATCGTAAATGCTATAATTAATAACAACATGCCAATGGATTTAGGCTCAATTTCGAAAATGTTTGGCAAGAAATAG
- the plsY gene encoding glycerol-3-phosphate 1-O-acyltransferase PlsY, with product MEIIIAIVISYLIGSISFSYIITKKIKKIDIRHHGSGNAGATNTLRLLGVGPAVTVLLLDMAKGIFAVLVTLWIVGPGWAPALAGLAAILGHNWPVYYGFRGGKGVATTIGVMASIVFIPSLIGGVIAIISIATTRFVSLGSLLFMVATTIATIWLANIYNYPMAYFYLSLTVTVLSFWRHRQNVVRLLQGKESKLGKKATT from the coding sequence ATGGAAATTATTATTGCAATTGTTATTTCTTACTTAATTGGTTCAATTAGTTTTAGTTATATTATTACAAAAAAAATTAAAAAGATTGACATTCGTCATCACGGTAGTGGAAATGCTGGAGCTACGAACACACTACGTTTACTGGGAGTAGGCCCGGCAGTTACTGTCTTACTATTAGATATGGCGAAAGGAATATTTGCGGTGTTGGTGACCTTATGGATAGTTGGTCCTGGCTGGGCACCTGCTCTTGCAGGTTTAGCTGCCATTCTTGGTCATAACTGGCCCGTCTATTATGGCTTTCGAGGTGGAAAAGGGGTTGCGACAACGATCGGTGTAATGGCTTCTATTGTTTTTATTCCATCATTAATCGGAGGGGTAATTGCTATTATTAGTATTGCTACCACCCGATTTGTTTCATTAGGATCACTATTATTTATGGTAGCGACAACGATTGCTACCATATGGCTTGCGAATATATATAATTATCCAATGGCCTACTTTTATTTAAGCTTAACCGTAACAGTCTTATCTTTTTGGAGACACCGTCAAAATGTTGTTCGTCTTCTTCAAGGAAAAGAAAGTAAACTTGGTAAAAAAGCGACAACTTAA
- a CDS encoding DUF2768 domain-containing protein, which yields MSQAMLNMYISFFAMILMFISVGTAVFSKLKLRGIFKGIVLTFSFICLMVSGLIVFIIVIGGPTATL from the coding sequence ATGTCACAAGCAATGCTCAATATGTATATATCGTTTTTTGCGATGATCTTAATGTTTATTTCTGTAGGAACAGCAGTGTTTAGTAAATTAAAGTTAAGAGGAATATTTAAAGGGATTGTACTTACATTTTCTTTTATTTGTCTAATGGTATCAGGGCTTATTGTTTTTATAATTGTAATTGGAGGACCAACAGCTACACTATAA
- a CDS encoding NAD(P)H-dependent glycerol-3-phosphate dehydrogenase, which translates to MSKIAVLGAGSWGTALAMVLADNDHEVKIWGRREIQITEINDLHTNNKYLPDVKLPHNIKAFTDIGMTLVDTDAILLVVPTKSIRTVVKLILPYLRTDIPIIHASKGIEPSSSKRISEMIEEELPKGNSNPVVVLSGPSHAEEVSQRQPTTVTVSSLNMDAAEYVQDLFMNQSFRVYTNADLIGVELGGALKNIIALCAGLTDGLGFGDNAKAALMTRGLAEIARLGIKLGANPLTFSGLSGLGDLIVTCTSVHSRNWRAGNMLGKGMSIDEVLEQMGMVVEGIRTTEAAYLLAKKVNVEMPITSALYGVLFSRKKPEDAVEELMGRVKKHEGEDLSGLLPNK; encoded by the coding sequence ATGTCAAAAATAGCTGTATTAGGCGCTGGGAGTTGGGGAACCGCTCTAGCGATGGTATTAGCAGATAATGATCATGAAGTAAAAATTTGGGGTCGAAGAGAGATCCAAATAACTGAAATTAATGACCTACATACAAATAATAAATACTTACCAGACGTAAAATTGCCTCATAATATTAAAGCATTTACCGACATTGGAATGACATTAGTGGATACAGATGCGATTTTACTTGTTGTACCAACAAAATCAATTCGAACAGTTGTTAAGTTAATTCTTCCGTATTTACGGACCGATATTCCAATTATTCACGCCAGCAAAGGTATTGAGCCATCATCTTCAAAAAGGATTTCAGAAATGATCGAGGAAGAATTACCGAAAGGTAATTCTAATCCTGTTGTAGTTTTATCAGGACCGAGTCATGCTGAAGAAGTTAGTCAACGACAACCTACAACCGTGACGGTTTCCTCTTTGAATATGGATGCAGCAGAATATGTACAAGATTTATTCATGAACCAGAGTTTCCGAGTGTACACAAATGCAGACCTAATTGGAGTGGAACTTGGAGGAGCTCTTAAGAATATTATTGCATTATGTGCAGGTTTAACGGATGGGTTAGGATTTGGAGATAATGCCAAAGCGGCATTAATGACAAGAGGATTAGCTGAAATAGCAAGGCTTGGTATTAAGTTAGGTGCTAATCCACTAACATTTTCAGGATTATCTGGCTTAGGCGATTTAATTGTGACATGTACGAGTGTGCATAGTCGAAATTGGCGAGCAGGAAATATGTTAGGTAAAGGGATGTCAATAGACGAAGTACTTGAGCAAATGGGTATGGTTGTTGAAGGAATTCGGACGACTGAAGCTGCATACCTACTGGCGAAAAAAGTAAATGTTGAAATGCCAATAACGAGTGCTTTATATGGAGTATTATTCAGTCGTAAGAAACCTGAAGATGCAGTTGAAGAATTGATGGGACGTGTCAAGAAACATGAAGGTGAAGATTTATCTGGGCTTCTTCCGAATAAATAG